One Blattabacterium cuenoti DNA window includes the following coding sequences:
- the secF gene encoding protein translocase subunit SecF produces the protein MNSIEAVESLPYQLKNIKFLWGYQTAQYNKENFLKLFAVKINPENLLKGDDILNADKYLGQFNELFIQIKMNREGTRNWKIFTEKKIGKNIAIVLDDLVYTAPVIKSVITNGMFQISGPFLSIQESDDLVNILNAGKFPTSVKIIQSEIVGASLGKESIQKGIISFFLAIFFVFIWMIFYYLIPGLYSNIALIFNLIFMFGILISINAVLTLPGIAGIILTLAMSMDAYVLIYEKIKEDLNYGLSIHKAIYNSYTFKKGALSSIIDSQITTLLCGIILFYFGIGPVKGFSTTLIIGILTSVFSSTCLGRFFLEWHLKKYKNIFFQSKKIINGQWDFLSKRKLAYSISFFCIIVSVISLSYKGLNLGIDFVGGRTYIIRFDKKVLPEKIAMVLSKVFVENGKPSFPKVFTFGNENQIKIVTKYKIWDESNQVDQEILEKMFFALKSYFIPMEFNSFKSLEKEKHLGILSYEKIDPFIAKDITINAFISIIISLLVIFIYIFIRFKKWQFGLGAVISLLHDLIIVIGIYSIFYEKIPFLEIDQSFIAALLTIIGYSINDTVVVYDKIRKFYKSGLSMRKIINNGIYNTLNRTINTSFITILVIATIFLFGEITIRSFMLSLLLGISIGTYSSIFIASSIVYDFSNQKNQE, from the coding sequence TTGAATTCTATTGAAGCTGTAGAATCACTTCCTTATCAATTAAAGAACATAAAATTTTTATGGGGATATCAAACTGCCCAATATAATAAAGAAAACTTTTTGAAGTTATTCGCTGTAAAAATTAATCCTGAAAATCTTTTAAAAGGAGACGATATTCTGAATGCAGATAAATATTTAGGGCAATTTAACGAATTGTTTATTCAGATAAAAATGAATAGAGAAGGAACTAGAAATTGGAAAATATTTACTGAAAAAAAAATTGGAAAAAACATTGCTATAGTTCTTGATGATTTAGTTTATACAGCTCCTGTAATAAAATCAGTCATTACAAATGGAATGTTCCAAATATCGGGACCTTTTTTATCAATTCAAGAATCAGATGATTTAGTGAATATATTAAATGCAGGAAAATTCCCTACTTCCGTTAAAATTATTCAATCTGAAATAGTAGGAGCTTCTTTAGGAAAAGAATCTATTCAAAAAGGAATAATATCTTTTTTTCTTGCAATATTTTTTGTATTTATTTGGATGATTTTCTATTACTTAATTCCGGGATTATATTCCAATATAGCATTGATATTTAATTTAATATTTATGTTTGGAATTTTAATTTCTATCAATGCAGTATTAACTCTTCCTGGAATTGCTGGAATTATATTGACATTAGCAATGTCTATGGACGCTTATGTTCTTATTTATGAAAAAATTAAAGAAGATCTAAATTACGGATTATCTATTCATAAAGCGATCTATAATAGTTATACTTTTAAAAAAGGAGCTTTATCATCTATTATAGATAGCCAAATAACTACTTTATTATGTGGAATCATTTTATTTTATTTTGGAATAGGGCCTGTTAAAGGATTTTCTACTACTTTAATTATTGGAATTTTGACATCAGTGTTTTCTTCTACATGTCTTGGAAGATTTTTTTTAGAATGGCATTTAAAGAAATACAAAAACATTTTTTTTCAGAGTAAGAAAATTATAAATGGACAATGGGATTTTTTATCCAAAAGAAAATTAGCTTATAGTATTTCTTTTTTTTGTATTATAGTTAGCGTCATTTCGCTTTCTTATAAAGGATTAAATCTTGGAATAGATTTCGTAGGAGGACGGACATACATAATCCGTTTTGACAAAAAGGTTCTACCAGAAAAAATTGCTATGGTTTTGTCAAAAGTATTTGTAGAAAATGGAAAACCTTCATTTCCGAAAGTATTTACTTTCGGAAATGAAAATCAAATAAAAATAGTAACTAAATATAAAATATGGGATGAAAGTAATCAAGTAGATCAAGAGATTTTAGAAAAAATGTTTTTCGCATTAAAATCATATTTTATTCCTATGGAATTTAATTCCTTTAAATCTCTAGAAAAGGAAAAACATTTAGGCATTTTATCCTATGAAAAAATAGACCCTTTTATAGCTAAAGATATTACTATAAATGCTTTTATTTCAATAATAATATCTTTATTAGTGATATTTATTTATATTTTCATTAGATTTAAAAAATGGCAATTTGGATTGGGGGCAGTCATTTCTCTATTACATGATTTGATCATTGTTATTGGAATATACTCTATTTTTTATGAAAAAATTCCTTTTTTAGAAATAGATCAATCATTTATAGCCGCTTTACTGACTATAATAGGGTATTCTATTAATGATACAGTAGTAGTTTATGATAAGATTCGAAAATTTTATAAATCAGGTCTCTCCATGAGAAAAATTATAAATAATGGAATTTATAACACCTTAAACAGAACCATAAATACTTCATTTATAACTATACTAGTTATAGCTACTATTTTTTTATTTGGAGAAATTACTATTCGAAGTTTTATGCTATCTTTATTACTTGGAATAAGTATTGGGACTTATTCTTCTATATTTATAGCATCATCTATAGTATATGATTTTTCAAATCAAAAAAATCAAGAATAA
- a CDS encoding Sec-independent protein translocase subunit TatA/TatB, with protein MNLLFLSIEESFFIIFVAILIFGPKKIPDIARGMGEGIRYLRNAKKKIQNSILQNNINNTNEKSFLSQDDQKENNKFSIKRK; from the coding sequence ATGAATCTCTTATTTCTCAGTATTGAAGAAAGTTTTTTTATAATTTTTGTAGCTATTCTTATATTTGGACCCAAAAAAATACCGGATATAGCTAGGGGAATGGGAGAAGGAATAAGATATTTAAGAAATGCTAAAAAAAAAATTCAGAATTCTATTCTTCAAAATAACATCAACAATACTAATGAAAAATCTTTTCTTTCTCAAGATGATCAAAAAGAAAATAATAAGTTTTCTATAAAACGAAAATAG